A single genomic interval of Macadamia integrifolia cultivar HAES 741 chromosome 6, SCU_Mint_v3, whole genome shotgun sequence harbors:
- the LOC122080874 gene encoding pectinesterase/pectinesterase inhibitor PPE8B-like → MDAVEKAPNNSDRRYIIYVKKGLYQENVQISASKSNLMLLGDGISNTIISGNRSNDGVHWDSTYDTATFAVIGNGFIAKDLTFENTAGPQMNQSVALLSESDHSVFFRCGIMGYQDTLYAHSNLQFYRDCRITGTVDFIFGDGTVVFQNCEIIARKGRPKQKNTITAHGRKELNETTGFSFQFCNISADLDLIASNYSNPTYLGRPWRRYSRTVFMQSYMSSVVSPKGWLEWEGQEDFNKTLFYAEYKNYGLGANLSLRVKWPGFHAINDDAQADIFTVSKFIHGNSWLPSTGVNYTGGLTA, encoded by the exons ATGGACGCAGTGGAAAAGGCACCGAACAACAGTGACCGTAGATATATCATCTATGTGAAGAAGGGCTTGTACCAGGAGAACGTTCAAATCAGTGCAAGTAAATCGAACCTTATGCTGCTCGGAGATGGAATTAGCAACACCATTATTTCCGGTAACCGCAGCAACGACGGTGTCCACTGGGACAGTACTTATGATACTGCCACCTTTG CTGTGATTGGTAATGGATTCATTGCCAAAGACCTGACCTTTGAGAACACAGCGGGTCCCCAGATGAACCAATCGGTGGCCCTCCTATCGGAATCGGACCATTCAGTGTTTTTTAGATGTGGCATTATGGGATACCAAGACACCCTCTATGCTCACTCCAACCTCCAGTTCTACCGTGATTGCCGCATCACTGGCACCGTCGACTTCATCTTCGGTGACGGAACTGTAGTCTTCCAGAACTGCGAGATCATAGCCAGGAAGGGCCGCCCAAAACAGAAGAACACCATCACCGCCCACGGCCGCAAGGAACTCAACGAAACCACTGGTTTCTCTTTCCAATTCTGCAACATTTCCGCCGACTTGGACCTGATTGCTTCTAATTACTCCAACCCGACTTACCTGGGTCGACCTTGGCGACGCTACTCACGTACTGTCTTCATGCAATCCTATATGAGTAGCGTCGTTAGTCCTAAAGGGTGGTTGGAGTGGGAGGGCCAGGAAGATTTCAACAAAACACTATTCTATGCGGAGTACAAGAACTATGGGCTAGGGGCCAACCTGAGTCTGCGGGTCAAATGGCCTGGGTTCCATGCCATCAATGACGACGCCCAGGCCGACATATTTACGGTCTCTAAATTCATCCATGGCAACTCATGGTTGCCTTCCACCGGTGTTAATTATACGGGGGGTTTGACcgcataa